The following coding sequences lie in one Aspergillus puulaauensis MK2 DNA, chromosome 3, nearly complete sequence genomic window:
- a CDS encoding putative mitochondrial tricarboxylate transporter (Ctp) (COG:C;~EggNog:ENOG410PI3U;~InterPro:IPR018108,IPR023395;~PFAM:PF00153) — MLHCSGWCDSYMCLGFVAFDSFKSMLQDENGKISGPRTVIAGFGAGFTESLLAVTPFESIKTQLIDDRKSPNPRMRGFIHGSGVIFRERGIRGFFQGFVPTTARQAANSATRFSSYTMLKQMAEGYVAPGEKLGTASTFALGGMAGLITVYVTQPLDTVKTRMQSLEASRNYKNSFVCAARIFKDEGLLTLWSGAVPRLARLIMSGGIVFTMYEKSMDLLDSIDPERKYL, encoded by the exons ATGTTACATTGTTCGGGCTGGTGTGATTCTTATATGTGTTTAGGCTTCGTCGCCTTCGACTCGTTCAAGTCAATGCTTCAGGATGAGAATGGAAAAATATCGGGGCCAAGGACAGTTATAGCTGGTTTTGGTGCTGGATTCACCGAGTCATTGCTCGCAGTTACGCCGTTTGAAAGCATAAAAACCCAATT GATCGACGACCGCAAATCTCCTAATCCGCGCATGCGCGGGTTCATTCACGGTAGCGGAGTGATATTTCGGGAGCGAGGCATTCGCGGCTTCTTCCAAGGCTTTGTTCCTACTACGGCAAGGCAGGCGGCAAACTCGGCCACTAGGTTCTCGAGCTACACAATGCTGAAACAAATGGCGGAGGGTTATGTTGCGCCTGGCGAAAAGCTAGGAACGGCGAGCACCTTTGCTCTTGGGGGCATGGCAGGTCTGATTACTGT ATACGTCACGCAGCCCCTTGACACGGTCAAGACTAG AATGCAATCACTAGAGGCGAGCAGAAACTACAAGAACAGCTTTGTCTGTGCGGCAAGAATTTTCAAAGATGAGGGCCTACTAACCTTATGGTCTGGAGCTGTTCCCAGACTAGCGAGACTGATCATGAGTGGTGGCATAGTATTCACCAT GTATGAGAAATCCATGGACCTGCTTGACTCCATAGATCCCGAAAGGAAATATCTATAA
- a CDS encoding putative mitochondrial translation release factor (RF-1) (COG:J;~EggNog:ENOG410PH5G;~InterPro:IPR005139,IPR000352;~PFAM:PF00472,PF03462;~go_function: GO:0003747 - translation release factor activity [Evidence IEA];~go_process: GO:0006415 - translational termination [Evidence IEA]), whose product MLSAPWVCSRCILRSARILWNQRSFYQQRGVQTDGGLSPALLVRARSLATEHATLLDRLATSFDPKTARRVGELGPVAKAVAEWNNANKSISELKSMLQDPDAEAELRSLAVEELETTEATLTTVSDDLKRALVPRHPFADLPCLLEIRPGAGGDEASIFAFELLKMYTAFCVRRGLRSAVIKRELGDGREDCLSEAVLEIDAGGAYDLLRTESGVHRVQRVPATEAKGRTHTSAVSVMVLPSFPDTGIGEDSALNLDDPNSDYYIDPQEVRTEKMRASGAGGQHVNKTESAIRLTHVPTGTVVSMQDSRSQHANRKKAWQILRAKLAEARQEAREQELVELRRGVMGGVARMGRGDKVRTYNYGQSRCTDHRSGFTVHNLDDVLEGGETLETVMDSVRSWLIDREILAITSGV is encoded by the exons ATGCTTTCAGCCCCCTGGGTGTGCTCACGATGCATTCTGCGGTCTGCTCGAATTTTATGGAATCAAAGGTCATTTTACCAGCAGAGAGGTGTACAAACCG ATGGTGGCCTCTCTCCTGCTTTATTAGTACGAGCCCGCTCTTTAGCGACTGAACATGCGACTCTTTTGGATAGACTGGCGACGTCGTTCGATCCTAAGACTGCAAGGCGCGTTGGCGAACTAGGCCCGGTTGCAAAAGCAGTGGCCGAATGGAACAATGCTAATAAG TCCATATCGGAGCTTAAGTCCATGCTACAGGACCCAGATGCTGAAGCGGAATTAAGGTCTCTCGCTGTCGAGGAGTTAGAAACCACGGAGGCTACACTGACTACGGTATCGGACGATCTGAAGCGCGCTCTTGTTCCCCGTCATCCTTTCGCAGACCTCCCGTGTTTGTTGGAGATCCGACCAGGTGCAGGCGGGGATGAAGCTAGTATATTCGCTTTCGAGTTACTAAAGATGTATACTGCATTTTGTGTTCGCCGGGGTTTACGATCTGCTGTGATAAAGCGAGAACTTGGAGACGGCCGAGAAGACTGTCTGAGCGAGGCTGTATTGGAAATTGACGCGGGTGGGGCATATGATCTGTTGAGAACCGAGTCAGGCGTACATCGAGTTCAGAGAGTCCCAGCTACAGAGGCTAAGGGCCGCACGCATACAAGCGCTGTTAGTGTGATGGTTCTCCCTAGCTTCCCGGACACAGGAATAGGGGAAGACAGCGCGCTTAATCTCGATGACCCCAACAGTGATTACTATATAGATCCACAGGAAGTCCGAACAGAGAAAATGAGAGCCAGCGGCGCTGGTGGTCAGCATGTGAATAAGACCGAATCAGCCATCCGCCTCACTCACGTACCCACTGGCACCGTGGTCTCGATGCAAGATTCCCGGTCCCAGCATGCAAATCGCAAAAAGGCGTGGCAAATACTACGAGCAAAGTTGGCTGAAGCTCGACAAGAGGCGCGAGAGCAGGAATTAGTCGAGTTACGAAGAGGTGTGATGGGTGGTGTAGCACGGATGGGCCGGGGGGATAAAGTTCGAACTTATAATTACGGCCAGAGCCGCTGCACAGATCACCGAAGTGGTTTCACTGTCCATAATTTGGACGACGTgttggagggaggcgagACCCTGGAAACGGTAATGGACAGCGTGCGGTCTTGGTTGATTGACCGCGAAATACTCGCAATCACGTCTGGGGtatag